From Bombina bombina isolate aBomBom1 chromosome 1, aBomBom1.pri, whole genome shotgun sequence:
ccttagttgtttaaaaagtgacaaaataagtgtaaagttttagtgtctataaaacactgggagctgccatgttgtaacttgtgttaccttctctgctgtggccaattagggacagttatacataggtcactatagtgtgcagccaatggttgtgctggatttaactgtgttctgcacttccatttctaacaggaactgaaaagctcacaatatcagaatggaattataggcaaagaggacaaaataaataatgaaagtacattgcagagttgttttatttatatacaatttatcattttatattaccatctcaaagtgtttaatgtccctttaaaggaccctaTTTGaaatctaaagtaatataaaatataaagcacaaagtgtaaatgtaacaatattctcatgtcatacagtgctatattgcactgggcttgtctctcctgcTCCccatagagaagtatagcaaaatgtaTATCTCCTTTCTTGTGGAAGGAAGGTTTTTGTTCTTTTTCATAAGGTTGACAGGAAGAAATAGAAAGAAGTTGTGGAGCAGAGCTAAAAGAGAGGTTGGACTTTAAAAATGGGGAAAAGGCTTTATGTTCCATGTTGCCTTAACTATGGATTTATGAATGAATAGTGTAGTTTATCTTTCAATAACATGACTTTGTCTGTGCTTTAACATCTACAGAATTGCCATTATGTTACGTAGGACTTGGAAGCTTTGACTTGTTACCAATAACTtacatgtgtttgttttttttagacctAAAATCACATCAACATATTACCTGAAGAATCAGATGGTTGCATTTCTCAACAGctgtaatattaaaataattttacagcaagtggtgctgttactttataCGAGGGGAGATGCTAGGATGCAGACAGACCAGGTACTTCAGCTTATGGCTACATTCAGTGACTAATATCCATAATCCCCCCCATGCACAATTATTACAGTTGAGCACTGATTTTTACCACATGACAGAAATTAATGCCCACACAACAGTGATTTTACTCTTACTGGATGCCAGTAACAAACACAAAGTTGCAACTGTACTCAATCCCCTTGGCTGCCATAAAAGACAATAAATGTACCCGCAAATAGACACAAACAGACATGCTAAATTCACAGCCccacataaacaaacacatatacatacacatataaacaggctAACAAACACATATAGCCAGGGGGGAAATATCTCAAAATCATTAACCAGTCAGAGGAAAAGGGTTACTAGTTCACTCCATGTTCATATAGGTAAAAGCCTATGGGCTCCATGTGCTAAGCCTGCattggagcccttgcagggcaggttcgcaaaTGCAAGCCCGCTTCCCGTTATCTAATTAGACTGATGCTTCTTACAATCGCTGCCATCTCCGATTGGCCGAGAGAAAACACCCCCCGAACTTCctcgctcagggtgattgacaagcgCGAGAGAAAGGGCAGCGTTAAACACTCGCTTGAGTGTGTATTGATAGACGGACATGCACAAACAGGGCCAGCTGCCCAAGTGATGTAAAGTAGTATGGACAAGTTCAgaaagttgagaaccttgtccacacACTGTTTAATACGTTTGGCCctaaatttttatttacaaaaaaacaagcagtgtttaatgtctctttaatatttgtTGAGAAGAGGAATGGAAAGTGTTGCAGAATTTATTGTATGAGCCATATATTTTAAAGGCAAATAAACAGAAGGCCCATCAACTCAAATCACACACTTCAGCCCCTGTTTCATGGATTTCTCCAATTAACTTGTTGTAAACATGAATTTCAAATaatcaaaacctttttttttctttcaggagtaGGTACAGTCATCTAGAATAATTTAACCAGCAAACTAAAGTCTTTGGTTTAGGACACATTATTACAACATAAAAAGAACCTTTTTTACCAACAGGCAGCTGTCACAATACTTACCAACTAATAAATGAGACAAGAAAAAGAAGTACAAAGAATGCTGAATTAATGCACATTTATGTCCTGCAAATAATTCTGATGGCTTTAATCTTAAGATAACATTCTGGAAGTATCAAAGGCGGAACACAACACAGAAAGCCGCACAAGTCCATAAGCAGCACCTGATTCTGGCTCATGAGAATGAACTTAGGGGGTTGTTGCCATCATTAGTAAccagtctgttttatttttttaataaaaatatttatatgtccCCTGTTTTCCCTGCACAATGCCCGCCGTTTATATAAGACTCTTTTACAACCATGGAAGTGTCCCAGCGTGCATAAAACACTTTACAGCTGCCTGTATCAGAAACGTTTCATCTGTCTGCGTTCTTGGCGCTTCTGACGCTTATCATTTTGTTCTTGTTGGGGAGGAGCATTAGAGGAGTCTGCTGCAAGCCAAGGGCCAAGAATATTCACCCACAGCAAGTACAGAGCACGGCCAGGAGCCTGCAATAAGGGACGGTAAACGATGAGTAAAACATGAGATTAGTAAAGGAATTAATAACTGCAAGTGAAACTATCTGATCAGAAACTTTCAGTTCAACAatttatgagttgaaagaaaaatgTACTAAAATAAACTAGAAATAATGTATATAAAGGGGCGttattatattttttcctttcataatttaggtagagcatacacattttaaaaatcaaataataTCAAATtgacttctcttggtatcttttgttaaaaagcatgtatgTAGTTTCAGGAGAATGCActtgtctggatcactatatggcagcagttttgcaagaacacttAAGAATGTcatatttgcaagaacactagatggcagcagtgtgccCTGCCATGCAATGCAGACACGTGTACTCtaactacctaggtatgttctacaataaagaatacaatgagaatgaacaagattgatgatagaagtaaaattggaagcttttataaaattgtatatcCCTTTCAGCTACTATACAATAACACTTAATTTGTAATCATATTAATTGCAAATCTTACCAGCAGCCAAAAGTACCAAACGTATAGTGAAAAGCAGCTGAGAACCTGCACGATGGCTGTCAGTAGAACAATGTCTTTTAGGTgtctaaagaaaaagaaaaacataatatgaGGAAAGAAATGTAAGAAATAGAGGATTATGTAAATTCTACTGTACAACAAGAACATATGGGTAAAATAAAAGTGAAAGGACAAGGATGGATAACAGATGGAACCGCTGGATAACTAGTAAGAAATATGCTCAGAGTCATGAGGACAACACAAAGTTCTGACTTGACCCATCTACCCTTTTCCAATACCTAACTAATAAGGATCATCACTGAAGTACAAATTTTTATGACAAGATCGCTGTTATTCCCCAGAAGCTCAGACTTCAGCACGATGGATGTGGGTTATCCAaaaaatttcataaaaaaataaaaattaaaaagtacagaAAAGATAAAGCATAAATGTAAGGTGAGAAACTGAAGATAAATCACACAGAAACTAGAAAGAGGGCAGCTGAGTTATTTGGTGATAAGTAATTTAGTCTTCAGAGCCGTTTCTATAATTTAAACTAAATTGTAATAACTACTATGCCTTATAGGAGGCTGAAAAAAGGTTATCAAGAGTACAACAAGGGGAATACACTGACAGCAGCTGGTGCTCACCTGGGTGAGCGTACACTCACTCTGCCATTCCTTGCTCCATGTTTAAATCTATTCCTCCATCAAGAAGGCTCCCGTCTTCAGAGAACGATGGCTGGGCCATTCCACGCATGGAACGATAAGATAAAGTATACACTGCCCCACTGAATGCCAGCACTGCCTGAGAAACAGAAGACAACAACGTGTGATTCTGATGCTGGACAATCACAAAAACAATTACACCCTGGCGTGTTAAACATACCATATGCAGCAGTGAATTAATCAGCAATTATGCAAAGAACAAATATAACTGTGTTCAAAAGAAATGCTAATTAACACCTATCGTATGCTTACTGCCATTAGgctattgtttacaaatagctcctttgcctttattttgtcatataAAACAGCAACTTTTCCTGTTGAAACCTCCACGTATACTAAAATTGTCAGTACATGAGTACTGGCTACAGAAAAGTGATTTACATAACAGACATCAAAACAAATAAGTCTCACAGAGGAGGTGGGAGTAAGAAACCCCAGCCCTTTGTAAAGATTGTTGCtaaatcaattttaaatataattacatcttATCTGCTACTTGCCtgagtacactgtacctttaagcatgaaacattaaagacaacaCAACAACTTCTATGTATAAACCTGCAGAAAACTAAACTgacatactgagtctcagaaagttaataacatttgaaaatacacttcaaaatatttttaatcaaaatCCATATTGATAGTTTCATGTACAGCAAGTACAACAGCAGctacactcaacagtctaactcccaactatatttcctctctcatcttgaaatattccccatcccttcctcttcaatcaacctctgacctacgtctctccactcctgttatctctacatcccactaccGTCTCCAAGACTTtgtacatgctgctcctgtcctcgaactctctaccccgctccatcagactgtctccaaccttgtatagcttcagacgctccttgaaaactcacctattcagagaggcttaccatctctcctctatccctcatccaaaccaaactaatacacTCACTGCAATgagctgcaactacaaccgatgtaacaagctaccccaaccttatgtctctgcaccctaaacctgtagactgtgagctctccggagcagggccctcttcctcctgtactagatttgtttagttttgttatgtttttgtattttaccaCAAATCCTTGTcaatgtatacccctatcattgtacccagctctacgaaattttgcggcgctatacaaataaatgataatattcaTGCCTATGACAAAACACTAAGGGCCAATGATCAAACGTTTGCATGCAAAAACATGAAAAACCATGTTTAGCCTCGCAGGGAGTCTTCAtataattatcaaagaaaatgggctgtccctgcaagtggcaatatatctcttatagaaataatgagagctctctgctatgtaaaagtttgcaatggagaaaTAAGTGCATATggcatatgtttaaactttaatattacgcctaatacaaatacGCACTGTACATTAAATATGCTGGGGCCCcatcctgggataaaatagtacttAAGATTAGACGCTACTACAATATGTCAGCACAAGCAGCTATAATACAAGATAACCAAGAAACCTTTCAGAAAGTTTGGTATTATTGGATCACATATGAATCTATATAATACAAAATTCACAGATAATTTACTACTTCCACTACATAACTCCTCATTCCCAATTATTAAAAGTTACCCTGTGGCCTTAGGGGGTCCAGTCCAGAACATCTCAAGCTGTATGTCGTGGCCAGAGGACAGTCCTCCCTCTCATTACtttttatttgttctctgtttTTACTTTTATCTACCTTCCTcactttctatctttatcttttccACTCAAGAAGGTCTTACTTTACATTGTTTGGAAGCTTAGTGTGTAACCAAATAACACTACTCAGCTATAGTTAAATTGAGAATTTCTTCCAACTATAAGTATTCAATAGACTCATCCAATATATCATTCACCATAATCTTTTTTTGCCACGTATTGCAAAATGATGTATCTGGACGTTTCACGGCAATGTATTTCTTGTCTTATTGTTCTCAAGACTTTCCTGTATTTTTCTTATGcgcttataaaaaataaaaattatttcatctAAATATGCTGTTATTTTCAGAtgtataggttttcctttcagagtaattaggtgttttaagtattttttataaaaGATCGCTACCTGTTAAGTTGCGGAAAAAAACTGAAAGATAAAGATAATTACGCTCGGAtttgacaatttcatatacgcccatattcagcccattttatgaaaaaacaattacactGAATTTACACTgagtatgaatttctatgtgtttttttgcccatccagtgtacttaaattacaatttacactgcacatttaatatgatttattcctgtgtaatttacatacaaatgttatgcttttgttaaaatacgatttttggtgaacaattaggCTACAATTTTTGATGTACCATAACTACACATTTttttccctgcatatttttgtgtaaatggtttagttagatatttaaaataataattttcattgTACTGGCAAGCATTCTAAAATTTTGCCAGCCAGCAGAACTTAAAGTGACCTgcaaatgttttcattcatgatttagaaagagcataacattttaaacaactttctaatttacttaaattacctaatttgcttcattctcttggtataatttgttgaaaatcatatctagataggctcagtagctactgattaggGGccgtacatagatgcctcgtgtgcattgctatttttttgacaaaggatatctaaagtatgaagcaaattagataatggaagtaaattggaatgttgtataaaattgtaatttcttactgaatcaagaaagaaacattttgagttttatgtctctAAGATTATCAGGCACATAGTAATAAAAGTGAAGGAGTACTCACCCAGCTCCAGAATGTAGCAGAGCTGTAAAATATCACCAGGGTAACAGCACCATATAATACCTAACAGAAACCACAAAAGTAATTAGCAGCCAGCATCatttaaaaaaggtcagaattcACTTTAGCAATCAGTAAGAAAACCTTTAGGACTCtatattaaaataaagaaagcatAAAATTAGGAGCCAAAATAAATGTTTCTTGGAAGTAAAGTTCACTAAGTTTGTAGCTCTGGCGCTATAGAAGGCGCTGGTATTTAGAAACTTGAGATTTGGGGTATAAACTCAGCAACATGAAATACACACATCTGTTGTGGAAGCTGCAAGTGTTAAGATGTACTACACTGAAATGTACAACTAGCTAAAATCATCTATTTAAAaccaatatattaataaataaaaagttaacccTCTCTATTATAATCAATTTGGGGAAATATTACATTGAGCAACCGCTTATTCACATACAGACAAAATGGGAAACCCCAATAATAAGTTAATTTAAATGGCAGTAAtgctaaaattaaacttaaatggattgtaaAGTATGaattataacaactttccaatttctggtATCAATTTTAAGTAGTTCTCTTGGTTATTCTTTAAAAGTACATtcaaaagggacatgatacacaattcttttctttcaggatttagaaagagaatgcaattttaaacaactttccagtttacatccattatctaattagcttcattatcttgatatcctttattgaaaagcatatataaataggcacattagatgctgattggtggctgcacatagatgcctcatgtgattggctcacccatgtgcattgctatttcttcaacaaaggatatttgaagaatgaagcaaattaaataatagaagtaaattggaatgttgtttaaaaagtattctgtatctgaatcgtgaaagaaattttgggtttcatgtccctttaaaacaacaacttttgctttttttgtaaacattgttttttgttccaaattcTGTAACCCGCAAGTGCTGCAAATCAAAGAGCTGGTTTAGGCATTTGCAGTATTTTGAAAAtccaggttacagattttgcttgttGGCCTCTCTAGGAAGTTAGGGACACAGCACAATTTCTAcaaaaaagc
This genomic window contains:
- the TMEM208 gene encoding transmembrane protein 208; the protein is MAPKGKVGTKGKKQIYEENKETLSFYLRIILGTTVLYGAVTLVIFYSSATFWSWAVLAFSGAVYTLSYRSMRGMAQPSFSEDGSLLDGGIDLNMEQGMAEHLKDIVLLTAIVQVLSCFSLYVWYFWLLAPGRALYLLWVNILGPWLAADSSNAPPQQEQNDKRQKRQERRQMKRF